In the genome of Impatiens glandulifera chromosome 6, dImpGla2.1, whole genome shotgun sequence, the window tgattaaaaataattatatgtaattAATCAAAACATTACTTATTTTCATCCATGTATCTTAAAAAAGTTTCACCTAATTTAGtcacatttttcaaaaacaaataaaaataaaatcacttcCACCTTTTATTtcacaattttcaaaaataattttaattattaataacaaacatattaattttcaaataatctcaaattCATCATATCtataaaatttgaatgtttataATTATGAACTAAAAAAAGGTATAGAAGATAACAATAATGAGTGTTAGTTACAAACTAAAAGTTAAAATAGAAATAGTAATAATGATTATGCAATATCCATCTAGAAACAAAGGAATATAAATTAACCCTTTTTTCATCTACAATACTCTTCTATAATGGAATTGagaattatacataaataaaaacattataattgaaaaaaaaaaaagaaaaaaaaaagattcttTTTCACTAATAGTGAATAGTGTGACAAAGATGTGCATAAAAATGGAACATGATCAAAAAAGCATATAATTCACGGCCATCCTATGATCAATCAACTGCCGGCGGCTGTCGTTGTTACATTATTTGTCTGCCATGAAAACCCTTTAGCCGGTAAATCATCGGAAAACAAATCTCCGGTCACCGGAATACCATTAATCTCTTCCAAACCCTCAAAGAAATCATCAAGACCAAAGTCAATATCATCATCTTGATCATCCAATACTTTCTCAGTCGCCGGAGAAAGACTCGCCGACGAAACAGGTGATGAACAAGATAACTGTTTGTTACCGGAATCTACATCGACTAACGCTACCTCCGATGAGACAGGTTTCTGACGAGTACTTCCGGCGAGAGAATTCCGGTGAGTTGGCATAGCATGATTATGTTCACCAGTGTATGTAACTATAAACATTGATGGGTCGGATCTATTTCTTTCTACTTGTTTTCTTGCCATACAACCTTTTGATGTACTACATCTATAATATCCcctaaaatttatcaaaaagaaCACAGCTTTAGGTTTATTTCATCAAACCCTAatcaaaattgaataaatttatgataaccCACCTTGGATATGGTGATCCTTTAATGGGTTTTTGCCCATATTTTCTCCATGACCACATGTCAGATGATAAACCTTCAGCTGGAACTTGACAGACTCTCTTTTGTTGATGTTTCCtgtttaataaaacaaaaacagtTAGTTTGAACACCTAATCCATAAAAAAAGATTCAAATTTACCTTCTTTTGGACCTTGGAGCAGATGGGTTATGATGAGATGAAGAAATAGTAATTGGAATTGGAATGATACCCTGTTTTGGTTCTGTTTTTGGAGTTGAAGATGAGAGATCTTGAGGAGGGAATAAAGGTTGAGATTTGGGGAAGAAGGGTTTGAAGAGATCATCTAATTCTTGGAGATTTGTTTGGGTTTTTGTTGGTTCGATTAATGGATCTGTTGGGAGGAATAGAAAGTTGTTGTCTTGATTGAGATGAAACTGGTTTTGGAAATTTAGTATGCAAGAGGTGGCGACGGCGGCGTTCGAGGTGGCGGCGCCGGAGGTTGTGGTGGTGGAGACGGCGGCGGttgtggtggtggtggtggcggcGTTATTGCAGCTTCTGACGACGGCGTGGAGATCCCAATCGTAGTCCATTGAAATGTGAAGCTTTGGAGAGAGagtgtagagagagaaaagacaAAGGCGCTGActttttttagagagagaaaagagagaatatGTGAAGATTGATGGTAGGGTGTAAGTCACTacaatacaatatttatttatagaagaGAGAaccttattaattattaacacaaacaaatttgaaacactattttatttttaaaatgttttttttaatttttttattattattatttttttttaatgaaagtaGAACTATGATATCACACAATAACatatccattttttattttatttggtcgAACCTATAATCTTTGGTAGagcaatatttttaataatctggtgggataatatttgttttgttctAATAAAgggtttttataaatatgtatattatgttttttttttaatataagaggATAATATTTTTGAGTGAGAATTAAActctgatattttatttttcaagaacaacttttattactttttatatatttgaatttaataaagaaTTAACTAACACCTTTAGATTagattgttaaatttaaattctaactatgagattaaaattatgaaaatatgatTCAAATGACTCTATTTAGTTACTATCTATATATAACTTAAgccttttttgtttttgtttttaatattaatacaaaCATTTAACTCTTAAACTAGACATTTGTCACACTTACACTCAATATAAATTCGAAAGAACcaacttatttaataattgatctTATTTacatcttattaattaatttctaatcacttaattcaattataaaatattaaaatatcatttttttttaaattataattgtatattaatatatttttaactcaaAAAAACTTCATTTTTAAGATCATCATTaatcaacatttttaatatattaaaaattatataaataatctcAAACCCAACAAACTCTAAGTCATTCcactctttttaaatttttttttcaaataaacaaacactTATAATATTAggaagtttttttaataatttttaactttataatattatatatttcaatttttttaacaagtcacaaaatataaatttcaaataataatttgattaataatttaaaaacaaaattaaataaataaagc includes:
- the LOC124942021 gene encoding WRKY transcription factor 22-like: MDYDWDLHAVVRSCNNAATTTTTTAAVSTTTTSGAATSNAAVATSCILNFQNQFHLNQDNNFLFLPTDPLIEPTKTQTNLQELDDLFKPFFPKSQPLFPPQDLSSSTPKTEPKQGIIPIPITISSSHHNPSAPRSKRRKHQQKRVCQVPAEGLSSDMWSWRKYGQKPIKGSPYPRGYYRCSTSKGCMARKQVERNRSDPSMFIVTYTGEHNHAMPTHRNSLAGSTRQKPVSSEVALVDVDSGNKQLSCSSPVSSASLSPATEKVLDDQDDDIDFGLDDFFEGLEEINGIPVTGDLFSDDLPAKGFSWQTNNVTTTAAGS